The Candidatus Mycolicibacterium alkanivorans genome contains a region encoding:
- a CDS encoding cation-translocating P-type ATPase, which produces MTVSIATGLSDAEVAARVAEGKTNDVPSRASRSVGDIIRANVFTRINAILGVLLLIVLATGSLINGLFGLLIIANSGIGIIQEVRAKKTLDNLAIVGQAKPTVRRESGTGPLAPNEVVLDDVIELGPGDQIVVDGELLEASNLEVDESLLTGEADPMPKDVGDQVMSGSFVVAGVGAYRATKVGREAYAARLAEEASKFTLVKSELRTGINEILQFITYLLWPAGLLTIYTQLFTTNVGWRESVLRMVGALVPMVPEGLVLMTSIAFAVGVIRLGRRQCLVQELPAIEGLARVDVVCADKTGTLTENGMRLSEVAAVGQDDTEHKIADVLASLAADDPKPNASMQAIAEAYPNSPGWTATATAPFKSATKWSGASYGAHGNWLIGAPDVLLDPETPAAARAEEIGSRGLRVLLLGCSDRSVDSPDAPGEVSPVALVVLEQRVRPDARATLEYFASQNVSVKVISGDNAVSVGAVAGSLGLEGETMDARHLPSEPEELAETMAEYTTFGRVRPDQKRAMVHALQSRDHTVAMTGDGVNDVLALKDADIGVAMGSGSPASRAVAQIVLLDNKFATLPYVVGEGRRVIGNIERVSNLFLTKTVYSVLLALLVGFAGLSSKLFGTDSLLYPFQPIHVTIAAWFTIGIPAFILSLAPNSERAHTGFVRRVMTSALPSGVVIGSATFVSYLIAYHGRNATTLEQTQASTAALITLLMGAVWVLAVVARPYRWWRIALVAVSGLAYVVIFAIPLAREKFMLDPSNLAITSTAAGIGLLAAGLIEALWWIQGRVLGEPRILWRAEATVQDGAGAMNRKVQ; this is translated from the coding sequence ATGACCGTCAGCATCGCCACCGGCCTGAGTGACGCCGAGGTCGCCGCCCGCGTCGCCGAAGGCAAGACCAACGACGTACCCAGCCGCGCCTCGCGCAGCGTCGGCGACATCATCCGGGCCAACGTCTTCACGCGCATCAACGCCATCCTCGGCGTACTGCTGCTGATCGTGCTCGCCACCGGATCGCTGATCAACGGCCTGTTCGGTTTGCTCATCATCGCCAACAGCGGTATCGGCATCATCCAGGAAGTGCGGGCCAAGAAGACTCTGGACAATCTGGCCATCGTGGGCCAGGCCAAACCGACGGTGCGCCGTGAGTCGGGAACCGGGCCCCTCGCACCGAACGAGGTGGTGCTCGACGACGTCATCGAGCTCGGACCCGGCGACCAGATCGTGGTCGACGGCGAACTGCTCGAGGCGTCCAACCTCGAGGTGGACGAGTCGCTGTTGACCGGCGAGGCCGACCCGATGCCCAAAGACGTTGGCGACCAGGTGATGTCGGGCAGCTTCGTCGTCGCTGGAGTCGGGGCCTACCGCGCCACCAAGGTGGGCCGCGAGGCCTATGCCGCCCGGCTGGCCGAGGAGGCCAGCAAGTTCACCCTGGTGAAGTCCGAACTGCGGACCGGCATCAACGAGATTCTGCAGTTCATCACCTACCTGCTGTGGCCGGCCGGGTTGCTGACCATCTACACCCAGCTGTTCACCACGAACGTGGGCTGGCGCGAGTCGGTGCTGCGGATGGTCGGTGCGCTGGTGCCCATGGTGCCCGAGGGTTTGGTGCTGATGACCTCGATAGCGTTCGCCGTCGGCGTGATCCGGCTGGGCCGCAGGCAGTGCCTGGTGCAGGAACTTCCGGCCATCGAGGGCCTGGCCCGCGTCGACGTGGTGTGTGCCGACAAGACCGGGACGCTCACCGAGAACGGCATGCGGCTGTCCGAGGTCGCCGCCGTGGGACAGGACGACACCGAGCACAAGATCGCCGACGTGCTGGCGTCGCTGGCCGCCGACGACCCGAAACCCAACGCCAGCATGCAGGCCATCGCCGAGGCCTACCCGAATTCGCCGGGCTGGACCGCCACCGCGACCGCGCCGTTCAAGTCCGCGACCAAGTGGAGCGGGGCATCCTATGGGGCGCACGGCAATTGGTTGATCGGCGCGCCCGATGTGCTGCTCGACCCGGAAACTCCCGCGGCCGCCCGCGCTGAGGAGATCGGCTCGCGCGGATTGCGGGTGCTGCTGCTGGGCTGCTCGGACCGAAGCGTCGACAGCCCGGATGCGCCCGGCGAGGTGAGCCCCGTCGCGTTGGTGGTCCTCGAGCAACGTGTCCGACCCGACGCCCGCGCCACGTTGGAATACTTTGCCTCCCAGAACGTCTCGGTGAAGGTGATCTCCGGCGACAACGCCGTCTCGGTCGGGGCGGTCGCTGGCTCGCTCGGGCTGGAGGGCGAGACCATGGATGCCCGCCACCTGCCCTCGGAGCCTGAGGAGCTGGCCGAGACGATGGCCGAGTACACCACCTTCGGGCGGGTACGGCCCGACCAGAAGCGGGCGATGGTGCATGCGTTGCAGTCCCGCGACCACACCGTCGCGATGACCGGTGACGGCGTCAACGACGTGCTGGCGCTCAAGGACGCCGACATCGGAGTGGCGATGGGCTCGGGCAGCCCCGCTTCACGCGCGGTGGCCCAGATCGTGTTGCTGGACAACAAGTTCGCCACGCTGCCCTATGTAGTGGGGGAAGGCAGGCGGGTGATCGGCAACATCGAGCGGGTGTCCAACCTGTTCCTCACCAAGACGGTGTACTCGGTGCTGCTGGCACTTCTGGTCGGCTTTGCCGGCCTGTCCTCCAAGCTGTTCGGCACCGACTCGCTGCTGTACCCGTTCCAGCCCATCCACGTCACGATCGCGGCCTGGTTCACCATCGGGATCCCGGCGTTCATCCTGTCGTTGGCCCCCAACAGCGAGCGGGCGCACACCGGCTTCGTCCGGCGGGTCATGACCTCCGCACTGCCCTCCGGTGTGGTGATCGGCTCGGCGACATTCGTGTCCTACCTGATCGCCTACCACGGCCGCAACGCCACCACGCTCGAGCAGACGCAGGCGTCCACAGCCGCCCTGATCACCCTGCTGATGGGTGCGGTGTGGGTGCTGGCCGTGGTGGCCCGTCCCTACCGGTGGTGGCGGATTGCCCTGGTGGCCGTCTCCGGGCTGGCCTACGTGGTGATCTTCGCCATACCGCTGGCCCGGGAGAAGTTCATGCTCGACCCGTCCAACCTCGCCATCACCTCGACCGCGGCGGGAATCGGCCTGCTCGCGGCCGGGCTCATCGAGGCGCTGTGGTGGATTCAGGGACGAGTGCTGGGCGAACCACGGATTTTGTGGCGAGCCGAGGCTACGGTGCAAGATGGAGCGGGTGCGATGAACAGGAAGGTGCAGTGA
- a CDS encoding GAF domain-containing protein — protein MVHRRITAKAVALTGNEYSFCATPDQAGDLVITVSTRGDLLGRRLSLTGTTVGLAFSDSVPLRLNDFCDLGGDSAAARVLPVCEAEASTGVLVCVAPRGRQFTENELDMAAAYAAQAGLALHLATAQRRMRELDVLTDRDRIARDLHDHVISPTTASASARTSPAADWPTCRPEQTNAADGSPLRHDRAEEPGWRGRRRCPKGARRRSRRPAAW, from the coding sequence GTGGTGCACCGCCGGATCACCGCCAAGGCGGTCGCGTTGACCGGCAACGAGTACAGCTTCTGCGCGACTCCCGACCAAGCGGGTGATCTGGTGATCACGGTCTCGACGCGCGGGGATCTGCTCGGTCGCCGGCTGTCGTTGACCGGGACCACCGTCGGTCTGGCCTTCTCGGACTCGGTTCCGCTGCGGCTCAACGACTTCTGCGATCTGGGCGGGGACAGCGCGGCGGCCCGGGTGCTGCCGGTGTGTGAGGCTGAGGCGTCCACCGGGGTGTTGGTGTGTGTGGCCCCGCGTGGCCGGCAGTTCACCGAGAACGAATTGGACATGGCGGCGGCCTACGCCGCACAGGCCGGGCTGGCCCTGCACCTGGCCACCGCGCAGCGCCGGATGCGCGAGCTGGACGTGCTCACCGACCGCGACCGCATCGCCCGCGATCTGCACGACCACGTGATCTCACCGACGACGGCGTCGGCATCAGCGCGGACATCACCCGCAGCGGACTGGCCAACCTGTCGGCCCGAGCAGACGAATGCGGCGGACGGTTCTCCATTGCGCCACGATCGGGCGGAGGAACCCGGTTGGCGTGGTCGGCGCCGCTGCCCTAAAGGCGCTAGGCGGAGATCTCGACGGCCGGCTGCTTGGTGA
- a CDS encoding LpqN/LpqT family lipoprotein encodes MVGAVGAAMVAVVTTATGCSGDQPAAAKCEEVSAPMTDIPTRTDQEPRLRIPQPQGWERTTKLDSETIRFALRNQGLTADGFTPNAVVTLQKVGADLGKPQAILDAQNQQLKTKLKVKDFNSAPAQVCGSPAQTSTYTAPGMGKIPARKATSVAVVYHAGDVNYVATVTVQTIKDNPAYAADSATIIKGFQMIPPK; translated from the coding sequence GTGGTGGGAGCGGTCGGCGCCGCGATGGTGGCCGTGGTGACGACGGCCACCGGTTGTTCGGGCGACCAGCCCGCGGCGGCCAAGTGTGAGGAGGTGTCGGCGCCGATGACCGACATCCCCACCAGGACCGACCAGGAACCCCGGCTGCGGATCCCGCAGCCCCAGGGCTGGGAACGGACCACCAAGCTGGACTCCGAGACCATCCGGTTCGCCCTGCGCAACCAGGGACTGACCGCCGACGGCTTCACCCCCAACGCCGTTGTCACGCTGCAGAAGGTCGGCGCCGACCTCGGCAAGCCGCAGGCCATCCTCGATGCGCAGAACCAGCAGCTCAAGACCAAGCTGAAGGTCAAGGACTTCAACTCCGCCCCGGCCCAGGTGTGCGGTTCGCCGGCTCAGACCAGTACGTACACCGCGCCGGGCATGGGCAAGATCCCGGCCCGCAAGGCTACGTCGGTGGCGGTGGTCTATCACGCCGGCGACGTCAACTACGTCGCCACGGTCACGGTGCAGACGATCAAGGACAACCCCGCCTACGCCGCCGACTCGGCGACGATCATCAAGGGGTTCCAGATGATTCCGCCTAAGTGA
- a CDS encoding cupin domain-containing protein, with amino-acid sequence MTELPDWVRQLDMAPHPEGGYFRETWRSDLVIGESVLPPDYNGPRNAGTAILFVLMPGQQSAWHTVRSAELWLYHRGSPLLLEFGSERDSATTHVLGPDVTAGQHPQLLVPSGHWQRARPWEAEPALVSCVVVPGFDFADFALGSPTD; translated from the coding sequence ATGACAGAACTCCCCGACTGGGTTCGACAGCTCGACATGGCGCCCCACCCCGAGGGTGGCTACTTTCGGGAAACATGGCGCAGCGACCTCGTGATCGGTGAGTCGGTGCTGCCACCGGACTACAACGGCCCCCGAAACGCCGGCACCGCCATCTTGTTCGTCCTCATGCCCGGACAGCAGTCGGCGTGGCACACCGTGCGCAGCGCGGAGTTGTGGCTCTACCATCGCGGCAGCCCGCTGCTGCTGGAGTTCGGCAGCGAAAGGGACAGCGCGACAACGCATGTGCTGGGCCCGGATGTTACGGCCGGACAGCATCCTCAGCTTCTGGTACCGTCGGGCCACTGGCAGCGTGCCCGGCCGTGGGAGGCCGAGCCCGCCTTGGTCAGTTGCGTGGTGGTCCCGGGCTTCGACTTCGCCGACTTCGCGCTGGGCTCCCCTACCGACTGA
- a CDS encoding antitoxin has protein sequence MGFLDKAKEVLSENAEKVEAAIDKAGDIIDEKTQGKFKDAVDEVQDAAKNIVEKGSEKSGEAVENATDKGDQQT, from the coding sequence ATGGGATTCCTCGACAAAGCCAAGGAAGTCCTGAGCGAGAATGCCGAGAAGGTGGAGGCGGCCATCGACAAGGCCGGCGACATCATCGATGAGAAGACCCAGGGCAAGTTCAAAGACGCCGTGGACGAGGTGCAGGACGCTGCCAAGAACATCGTCGAGAAGGGCTCCGAAAAGTCCGGCGAGGCTGTCGAGAACGCGACCGACAAGGGCGACCAGCAAACCTGA
- a CDS encoding universal stress protein translates to MVHGPNASGEIVVGIDGSASSNAAVRWAAHEAGMHNVALRLVHIAAAPSVTNVMVPVPAEFEEWQDTQARAVLREATELIAQVSAETGAPVRIADTDVYHASPVPTLIDLSKGADMVVVGSRGMGAFRRGLLGSISTGLIQHAHCPVAVIHDGPTPPSHLPVVVGIDGSPASAEATAVAFAQASRRGVDLVAVHAWSDDSLFAVPGVVWAAVAVREDEVLAERLAGMSEDYPDVTVHRVVVRDQPARYLAEQAQSAQLLVVGSHGRGGFAGMLLGSVSTALAHTVTIPLVVARRN, encoded by the coding sequence ATGGTCCACGGCCCGAACGCATCCGGCGAGATCGTCGTCGGCATCGACGGGTCTGCTTCGTCCAATGCGGCGGTCCGCTGGGCCGCCCACGAAGCCGGCATGCACAACGTGGCGCTGCGCCTGGTGCACATCGCCGCGGCGCCGTCGGTGACCAACGTGATGGTTCCGGTGCCGGCCGAGTTCGAGGAATGGCAGGACACCCAGGCCCGCGCGGTGCTGCGCGAGGCCACCGAACTGATCGCCCAGGTCAGTGCGGAGACCGGCGCACCGGTCCGCATCGCCGACACCGACGTCTATCACGCGTCACCGGTTCCCACGCTGATCGACCTGTCCAAGGGCGCCGACATGGTCGTCGTCGGCAGCCGCGGCATGGGCGCTTTCCGCCGCGGGCTGCTCGGATCGATCAGCACCGGCCTCATCCAACACGCCCACTGCCCGGTCGCGGTGATCCACGACGGGCCGACCCCGCCGTCGCACCTGCCGGTCGTCGTCGGAATCGACGGATCTCCCGCCTCGGCAGAGGCCACCGCCGTAGCGTTCGCGCAGGCTTCCCGCCGCGGGGTCGATCTCGTTGCCGTGCATGCATGGAGCGACGACAGCCTGTTCGCGGTGCCGGGGGTGGTCTGGGCGGCGGTAGCGGTAAGGGAGGACGAGGTGTTGGCTGAGCGGTTGGCCGGGATGTCCGAGGACTATCCCGACGTGACCGTGCATCGCGTGGTGGTGCGCGATCAGCCCGCGCGGTATCTGGCCGAACAGGCTCAGAGCGCGCAGCTGTTGGTGGTGGGCAGCCACGGTCGCGGCGGATTCGCCGGCATGTTGCTCGGCTCCGTCAGCACCGCACTGGCCCACACCGTCACCATCCCCCTGGTTGTCGCGCGTCGGAACTAG
- a CDS encoding type II toxin-antitoxin system Rv0910 family toxin, which produces MAKLSVSVDVPLPPEQAWQRASDLSRYQEWLTIHRVWRSKLPETLDKGTVVESIVEVKGMPNRIRWTIVHFKPPEAMTLNGAGVGGVKVKLIGKVRPHESDSDSSVVTMDVHLGGPALFGPIGILVAGALRGDIQESLEKFKTVFAPS; this is translated from the coding sequence ATGGCGAAACTCTCTGTATCCGTTGACGTTCCACTACCACCTGAGCAGGCGTGGCAGCGTGCTTCGGACCTGTCCCGGTACCAGGAATGGTTGACCATTCACCGGGTCTGGCGGTCCAAGCTGCCCGAGACGCTCGACAAGGGCACCGTCGTGGAGTCCATCGTCGAGGTCAAGGGCATGCCCAACCGCATCAGGTGGACCATCGTGCACTTCAAGCCGCCGGAGGCGATGACGCTCAACGGCGCGGGGGTGGGCGGCGTCAAGGTGAAGCTGATCGGCAAGGTGCGCCCGCACGAGTCCGACTCGGACTCCTCGGTGGTCACCATGGACGTTCACCTCGGCGGGCCGGCGTTGTTCGGTCCGATCGGGATCCTGGTGGCCGGCGCGCTGCGCGGTGACATCCAGGAGTCACTGGAGAAGTTCAAGACGGTCTTCGCGCCGTCCTGA
- a CDS encoding response regulator — translation MIKVFLVDDHEVARRRLAELLGNDPEICVVGEAGTVTETLSRTSATRPDVAVLDIRLPDGSGIDLCRELVATHEEVRCLILTSFTDEQSTLDAILAGASGYVVKDIRGMELAQAIKAVGSGKSLLDNRAAAVLMSRLRKDTEQDERLRDLSATERALLQLLGEGLTNREIGQRMFLAEKTVKNYVSRLLTKLGLSGRTQAALFAAETLRRSDV, via the coding sequence GTGATCAAGGTGTTCCTGGTCGATGACCACGAGGTGGCACGGCGTCGCCTGGCCGAACTCCTGGGCAACGACCCCGAAATCTGCGTCGTCGGTGAGGCCGGCACGGTGACCGAGACGCTGTCCCGGACCTCCGCGACCCGCCCCGACGTCGCGGTGCTCGACATCCGCCTTCCCGACGGCAGCGGTATCGACCTGTGCCGCGAACTGGTCGCCACCCACGAGGAGGTGCGCTGCCTGATCCTCACCTCGTTCACCGACGAGCAATCAACGCTCGACGCGATCCTCGCCGGCGCCAGCGGATACGTCGTCAAGGACATCCGCGGTATGGAACTGGCCCAGGCCATCAAGGCCGTCGGATCGGGAAAGTCGTTGCTGGACAACCGTGCCGCGGCGGTGCTGATGTCGCGGCTGCGCAAGGACACCGAGCAGGACGAACGCCTGCGCGACCTGTCAGCCACCGAACGCGCGCTGCTCCAGCTACTCGGCGAGGGCCTGACCAACCGGGAGATCGGCCAGCGGATGTTCCTGGCCGAGAAGACGGTCAAGAACTACGTGTCGCGACTGTTGACCAAACTGGGACTGAGCGGCCGGACCCAGGCGGCGCTGTTCGCCGCGGAAACCTTGCGCCGCAGCGATGTTTGA
- a CDS encoding winged helix-turn-helix transcriptional regulator — translation MLGLLGDEWNLLIIQQALLGATRYSQFMARLPISNSVLTKRLALLVREGLLARHEHAFTRTRTEYLITPRSRSLWPALLSIWEWERNWVTEHREALPSMQHEVCGQPFAPQLRCNSCRAHVSIASVSLSLGPSGTWERSAPAAATRRRSDSDAGNRGAGMFPETMSVLGNRWAAALLLASFLGTTRFTEFQGQLGAPPSLLAERLQTFCSIGVFTTSPADRSGPERAAYLLTDKGRAFFPVLVAALQWAHWWFQAPEGPAIVLTHHDCGEPFTGELTCDQCAGRLTGAQVAALT, via the coding sequence ATGCTCGGGCTGCTCGGCGACGAATGGAACCTGCTGATCATCCAGCAGGCGCTGCTGGGTGCCACCCGCTACAGCCAGTTCATGGCCAGGCTGCCGATCTCGAATTCCGTTCTGACGAAACGGCTTGCGCTCCTGGTCCGCGAAGGGCTGCTGGCCCGCCACGAGCACGCATTCACCCGTACCCGGACCGAGTACCTGATCACGCCGCGCAGCCGCTCGCTGTGGCCGGCACTGTTGTCGATCTGGGAGTGGGAACGCAACTGGGTCACCGAGCACCGCGAAGCGCTCCCGTCGATGCAGCACGAGGTATGCGGGCAGCCCTTCGCTCCACAGTTGCGGTGCAACAGCTGTCGCGCCCATGTCAGCATCGCCTCGGTGAGTTTGAGCCTAGGGCCGAGCGGCACGTGGGAACGCTCGGCCCCGGCGGCGGCCACCCGCCGCCGCTCTGACTCGGACGCGGGCAACCGTGGGGCCGGCATGTTCCCCGAGACCATGAGCGTGCTCGGAAACCGCTGGGCCGCAGCACTTCTACTGGCATCCTTCCTGGGCACCACGCGCTTTACCGAATTCCAGGGGCAGCTCGGGGCACCGCCCAGCCTGCTGGCGGAGCGGCTGCAGACGTTTTGCAGTATCGGCGTGTTCACCACATCACCGGCCGACCGGAGCGGACCGGAGCGCGCCGCCTACCTGCTGACCGACAAGGGCCGGGCGTTCTTCCCGGTATTGGTCGCCGCCCTGCAGTGGGCTCATTGGTGGTTCCAGGCGCCGGAAGGCCCGGCCATCGTGCTCACCCACCACGACTGCGGAGAGCCGTTCACCGGCGAGTTGACGTGCGATCAGTGCGCCGGGCGGCTCACCGGCGCGCAGGTCGCTGCCCTCACTTAG
- a CDS encoding GAF domain-containing protein, protein MIGTDPQPTLERFVFEGIDQPTAQQIGPPPTGDGMLGVLLNTPKVIRVQDLSRHPASIGVPANHPPMRTFLGVPIRIRDQVFGNLYLTEKADGAPFTEADEVLVLALAGPRVSRSTTPGSTNPRTPSSCGSRPPATSAPNCWPVTTPRWCTAGSPPRRSR, encoded by the coding sequence GTGATCGGCACCGACCCGCAGCCGACGCTGGAGCGGTTCGTCTTCGAGGGCATCGACCAGCCGACAGCTCAACAGATCGGGCCGCCGCCCACCGGCGATGGCATGCTCGGCGTCCTGCTCAATACCCCGAAAGTGATTCGCGTCCAAGACCTTTCCCGTCATCCGGCGTCGATCGGCGTGCCCGCGAACCACCCACCGATGCGGACCTTCCTCGGGGTGCCGATCCGCATTCGCGACCAGGTGTTCGGCAACCTGTATCTGACCGAGAAGGCCGACGGCGCCCCCTTCACCGAGGCCGACGAGGTGCTGGTGCTCGCACTGGCCGGGCCGCGGGTATCGCGATCGACAACGCCCGGCTCTACCAATCCGCGCACACCCAGCAGCTGTGGATCGAGGCCACCCGCGACATCAGCACCGAACTGCTGGCCGGTGACGACCCCGCGGTGGTGCACCGCCGGATCACCGCCAAGGCGGTCGCGTTGA
- a CDS encoding NAD-binding protein, whose amino-acid sequence MRGHTIVCGDDALAMRIIDELNNSEISVVPLQSPAGLQEAGISVADAIICVADDDAVNLEIALLARQSNPRVRVVARLANTVLREAVTADNGPGAILDVADLAAPSVVEALLELTTHTINVAGVDFVVSGATATAEGTLRQMYGDLAPVAIIRSEASAHQGEVIACPGRDVAVHPGDWTAMIGTADELTERGITIAKPIPVAPRERPLVARIADTVRAFRDDINPMFYRALGVGALLLLGSTITLRLAYRNPRMSWMDALYFSTETITTVGFGDFNFLNQPLWLRLWGVCMMLAGVATTAIVVAFVADVLLSRRITQAANRQKIRHLRRHVVVVGLGSFGIRVASMIKAAGHDVAVIERNEDNRYLSGATELDVPVIFGDATLGQTLEAARLEQARAVAVLTQDDMVNIETGIVIREMIGNPRVTPELHRPHVPIVLRIYDQQLGHAVGHRFGFEFVRSTVDLATPWFIGAAMGLEVLGTFSVGQRSFMVGGVKVRPGSELDGMRMFELSTQTRMIAIEREGTPVRLRPRRETQLAAGDTAYLVGPYRELIETLRKGQRASQPGKIRRRPTRTG is encoded by the coding sequence ATGCGCGGCCACACCATCGTCTGCGGGGACGATGCGCTCGCGATGCGGATCATCGACGAGCTGAACAACTCCGAGATCAGCGTGGTTCCCCTGCAGTCGCCGGCGGGTCTGCAGGAGGCCGGGATCTCGGTGGCCGATGCGATCATCTGCGTCGCCGACGACGACGCGGTGAACCTGGAGATCGCGTTGCTGGCCCGGCAGTCCAATCCGCGGGTGCGGGTGGTGGCGCGGCTGGCAAACACGGTACTGCGGGAGGCAGTGACCGCCGACAACGGGCCAGGCGCCATCCTCGACGTCGCCGACCTGGCCGCCCCATCGGTGGTCGAGGCGTTGCTGGAGCTCACCACCCATACCATCAATGTGGCCGGCGTCGACTTCGTCGTGTCCGGTGCGACCGCGACCGCGGAGGGAACCCTGCGGCAGATGTACGGCGACCTCGCGCCAGTTGCCATCATCCGTTCTGAGGCCTCGGCTCACCAGGGTGAGGTGATCGCCTGCCCCGGCCGCGACGTCGCCGTCCATCCGGGTGACTGGACGGCGATGATCGGTACCGCCGACGAGCTGACCGAACGCGGCATCACGATCGCCAAGCCGATTCCGGTGGCACCGCGGGAACGTCCGCTGGTCGCTCGCATCGCCGACACGGTGCGGGCGTTCCGCGACGACATCAACCCGATGTTTTACCGCGCGCTCGGGGTGGGGGCGCTGTTATTGCTCGGTTCGACCATCACGCTCCGGTTGGCCTACAGGAACCCGCGCATGAGCTGGATGGACGCGTTGTACTTCTCCACCGAGACCATCACCACCGTCGGCTTCGGCGACTTCAACTTCCTCAACCAGCCGCTGTGGCTACGGTTGTGGGGGGTGTGCATGATGCTGGCGGGTGTGGCCACCACCGCGATCGTGGTGGCGTTCGTCGCCGACGTGCTGCTGTCCCGGCGCATCACTCAGGCCGCCAACCGGCAGAAGATCCGCCACCTGCGTCGCCACGTCGTGGTGGTCGGTCTCGGCTCGTTCGGCATCCGGGTCGCGAGCATGATCAAAGCGGCCGGACACGACGTCGCGGTGATCGAACGCAACGAGGACAACCGCTACCTGTCGGGGGCGACCGAACTCGACGTGCCGGTTATCTTCGGCGATGCCACCCTAGGCCAGACGCTGGAGGCAGCCCGGCTCGAGCAGGCCAGGGCGGTCGCGGTGCTCACACAGGACGACATGGTCAACATCGAGACCGGCATCGTGATACGCGAGATGATCGGGAATCCGCGCGTGACACCGGAGCTGCACCGCCCCCATGTACCGATCGTGCTGCGCATCTACGACCAGCAGCTCGGCCACGCGGTCGGCCACCGGTTCGGCTTCGAGTTCGTGCGCTCCACCGTCGACCTCGCCACGCCGTGGTTCATCGGCGCGGCCATGGGCCTCGAGGTGCTGGGCACTTTCTCGGTGGGTCAGCGGTCGTTCATGGTTGGCGGAGTGAAGGTCCGGCCGGGCAGCGAGCTCGACGGGATGCGGATGTTCGAGCTGTCCACCCAGACCCGGATGATCGCCATCGAGCGGGAGGGCACGCCGGTGCGCCTGCGTCCGCGCCGCGAGACCCAGTTGGCCGCGGGCGACACCGCCTACCTCGTCGGGCCCTACCGGGAGCTGATCGAAACCCTGCGCAAGGGCCAGCGGGCCTCCCAGCCCGGCAAGATCAGGCGGCGGCCAACGAGGACAGGCTGA
- a CDS encoding three-helix bundle dimerization domain-containing protein, with translation MSRVDRAEEQRQIAHVVDRLTEAFPYVPDHVITETVDAVHRRFEQARIREFVPLFVERSCRAQFTKQPAVEISA, from the coding sequence ATGTCCCGCGTGGACCGAGCTGAAGAGCAGCGCCAGATCGCGCATGTGGTGGATCGCCTCACCGAGGCGTTCCCCTACGTGCCGGACCACGTGATCACCGAGACCGTCGACGCTGTACATCGGCGCTTCGAGCAGGCCCGGATCCGCGAGTTTGTGCCATTGTTCGTCGAGCGCTCCTGCCGGGCCCAGTTCACCAAGCAGCCGGCCGTCGAGATCTCCGCCTAG